Genomic window (Streptomyces yatensis):
CGGCCGGTGACGAAGATGTCGCGCCACAGGATGAAGAAGAACGTCCGCCACCGGTTGGCGCGGCGCCGGTGGCGCCCGGCGCGGCGCTTGGCGTCGGGCAGTTCGAGTTCGAGTTCGGGCTGCGGCTGGGGCTCGGGCTCCACGAGCGGCGAACGGGCGTCCGCCGCCGCGATGATGGCGTTCAGCGCGGCCTTCGCGTCCTGTGCGGCCTGGGTCGCCGACGGGGCCGGTATCGGCTTGATGACGAGCGTCAGGGTGTCCCCGATGTCGCCGCCGCCGTGCGGGGCGCCCATGCCCCTGGCCTCGTGGTGCCGGTGCTCCTGCGGCCGGCTCTGCTGCTGCCGGGGGTCGGGCTGCCGGACGTCCGGCGCCTTGCCCTCGTGCTTGACCGGTGCGTTCGGAGTGGCCTTCTGCACCTCGGCGCCCGGACGCGGGGCCGACGGCTTGGACCGGACGAGCACGGTCCGGGTGTCCTCGAAGCCGTCGTCCTCGGGGGACTTGGGCTCCGCGGCCCGCGGGTCGGTGGTGCCCTTCGCGTCCGGCCGGGCGGCGGGGGTCCTGGGGTCGGCGGGCCGGTGCTCACCGCCCCTGGCGGCGCCACCCTGGTGCGACGCGGGTGCCCCGGCGCCGGCCGCGGGCTTCTCCTCCGCGGCCTTGCCACCCGTGGTCCCGTCCGTCGATGACGTGGGTCGAGAGGAGGAGCTCATCGCATCTCCTTCCCCGTCAGGTCGACAAAGACGTCTTCCAGGCTCGCCTTGCTCACATTCAGGTCCTTGATTTCGCAGCCGGTGTCGGTCAGGGCCTTGATGACCGTGGGCAGAAGTACGGAGGACGACGCGTTGCTGTAGACCTTCATCCGGAAGGTGCCGTCGCCGGCCCCGGCCCCGCCCATGGCTGCGGCCATCTCGTCCTCGGCGCTGAGCACCTCGACCCGCTCGGCGACCCCGAGACCCTGCACCATGTGGACCACACCGTTCATCCCGCTGTGCGGCGGGCGCACCGAGACGGTCAGCGCGGTGTTGCTCATCCGGCTGGTCAGTGCCTCGGGGGTGTCCAGGGCGAGCAGCTTGCCGTGGTCGACGATGCCGATCCGGTCACACAGCTTGGAGGCTTCCTCCATGTCGTGGGTGGTGATCACCACCGTGACGCCACGGGTCTTCAGTTCGGCGACCCGGTCGCGTACGAAGATCTGTGACTGCGGGTCGAGGCCGGTGGCCGGCTCGTCCAGGAACAGCACCCGGGGGCGGTGCATCAGCGCCCGCGCGATCATCACGCGCTGTGCCTGACCACCGGAGACCTGGTCCGCCCGGGCCTTGGCGTGGTCGCCGAGGCCGACCCACTCCAGGCTCTCGTCCGCCAGGCGGTTGCGCTCCGAGCGGGGGAGACCGTGGTAGCCGGCGTGGAAGGTGAGGTTCTGGCGGATCGTCAGTGACCGGTCCAGGTTGTTGCGCTGCGGCACGATGGCGAACGACTGCCGCGCCACCGCCGGCCTGCGCACCACATCGACACCCTGCACGAAGGCGCGCCCGCCACTGGGCGCGACCCGGGTGGTCAGGATGCCGATGGTGGTGGTCTTGCCCGCTCCGTTGGGTCCGAGGAAGCCGAAGACCTCACCGTGCCGGACGGTGAAGCTGAGATTGTCGACAGCCGGAACGGGCCGGCCGGGATACTTCTTGATCAAGCCGTCGACAACGACGGCGAAGTCAATAGGGCGTGTTGTGTTCATCGCTGTCGTCGCACCGATTTAATTGGCTTGAGGAGAACATTACTTTCCCCTTGTTTAACACGGCCGCTTGACTCCTGACCCCTAACTGCCTGCAGATTAGGGGGTGGTGGCACGGGTGAGGGGGCCTTAGGGGGCGCCTGCTGTGTCCCGCTGTGTCCCGGGCCACGCCGGGATGGCGCGGTACCCGCATATAGCGCGTACCTCGAATAGCGGTTACTAGGGGTTGTGGGCCGGGAGAAGGGCTCATAGCCTCACGGAGTCAGCATCTCGGACGAGCGTGGTCGACGCGCCCCACCATCGCACTCGTGCCCGGCCCCTCAGTGCAATCGCGGGGATGTACTCCTTGAGCCAGATCAAGCCCGATGATGTGGGCCTTATTCGGATATTGCAAACGGAAACTCCGAGTAGTTTCCGGCTGATCTGTTTCCCGGAATCCGCCCACTCCACCGCGTACTACCTCTCGCTGTCCGAGCTGCTGCTGCCCACCGTCGAGGTGTTGGCGATCCAGTACCCCCTGTACGTGGGCATCGACGACGACGAGCGGCTGACCGATTCGGCCGACCTCGCGGACCGGATCTTCGGTGCGCTGGGGGAGTGGATGGACCGCCCGCTCGCCTTCTTCGGCCACCGGGCCGGCGCCGACCTCGCCTACCGCGTCGCCGAGCGCCTGGAACGGGAGACCGGGACGGCGCTGCTGACCCTGTTCGTATCCGGCCGCACCGCGCACTGGGGCATGTCCCTGGGGCCCCCGGAGCTCGGCTGCCGGATCGTCGCCCTCGCCGGTGAGGGCGATCCCAAGACCCCGCTGCGCGGCGTACGGGCCTGGCGGCGGCGTACGAGCGGACGATTCGACCTCGAGGTGTTTCCCGGCGCCCGTTACTACCTCGACTCGAGCCGGAGAGAGGTCGTCAACCTGGTGCACGACCAGTTGCTCTCGCACGTCCCCGTCGATGCCGAGTGGGAGACCGGCTTCGAAGACCAGGGAGCCTAGGGGGACTCGCCCAGGGCTGCCTGTATCTCCTGAGCGAACCCCTGAGCGAATAGGAAAAGAGTACGTTTCGATGACCGCGAAGATCTACGCGCTCGACTCGGTGCAGACCCTGACCGACTTCGAGCTGGACGCGCTGCGCGTCGCCGATGTGATCCGCGAGCACGGGGTGACCCACGGCGACCGCGTCATCTTCAAGGCGGGCAACTCCGCCGCCTATGTGAGTGTGCTGTTCGCGCTGATGCACGTGGGAGCCTCCATCGTGCTGATCGACCAGCAGGAGCACCCGGACGAGACCCGGCGGATCGCCCAGCGCACCGGCGCCGCGATCGCCTTCGTGGACGACGACGCCCCGATCCACGCCGACATCCATGCGGTGAACCTCTACGAACTGATCGCCCCGGCCGCCGGACGCCCGCTCAACACCCGGGAGCTGTCCTTCGACGCCTGGGCCGACCGCCGCGACGGCCTGATCATGTGGACCTCCGGCTCCACCGGCGAGCCCAAGGGCGCCGTCAAGTCCGGCCGTAAATTCCTCACCAACCTGGAGCGCAACGCCGCCCAGGTCGGGCACCGGCCGGACGACGTGCTGCTGCCGCTGCTGCCCTTCGCCCACCAGTACGGGCTGTCCATGGTGCTCATCGCCTGGCTCACCCGCTGCTCGCTGGTGATCGCCCCGTACAAGCGCCTGGACCGGGCCGTGCAGATGGCCGGCCGGACCGGCGCCACGGTGATCGACGCCACCCCGTCGAGCTACCGCACCATGCTCAACCTGGTCGGCCGCAAGCCCTCGCTGCGGGCGCAGTTGGACGGCGTCCGGATGTTCTGCTCGGGCGCCGCGCCGCTCGACGGCGCGCTCTCCGAGCGCTATGTGGCCGAGTTCGGCCTGCCGCTGCTGGACAGCTACGGCAGCACCGAGCTGGGCAACATCGCCTTCGCCACCCTGGAGAACCCGGTCTCCTGCGGCCGGGCCATGGAGGGCATCAAGCTGCGCGTCGTCGACGAGGACGGCCACCCGGCCGCCCCCGGCCAGGCCGGTGAGATCGAGGTCGACACCCCGGACGCGCTCGAGGGCCATCTCGCCGAGGACGGCACCATCGACGCCGTGCCCACCGGCTGGCAGACCACCGGCGACCTCGGCTACCTCGACGGAGACGACAACCTCTTCGTCCTGGGCCGGAAGTTCGCGGTGCACCGCTCCGGCTACACGCTCCACCCCGAGCTGATCGAGCGGAAGGCCGCCCTGGCCGAGATCTCCACCCGGATCGTGCCGCTCCCCGACGAGCGCCGGGCCGGCGACACCCAGCTGGTCTTCTTCGTGGAGGACCACGAGCTGCGGGACGCCAAGCACTGGCGCGAGCGGCTGTGCCAGGTGCTCCCGGTCTACGAACAGCCCAACCGGGTCGAGGTGCTGGAGAGCTTCCCGCTCAACCGCAACGGCAAGCCGGACAAGCGCCGGCTCGAGCAGATGGCCCAGGGCTGAGACCCGACAGGGGGAGCCGACGACGCGCGTCGGCTCCCCCTGGGTGCTGGATGGGTACGGCAGTGGCCGTCAGTCGTACGGAAGCTCCAGCGGCGCGAAGGTGTCGAAGAGATCACCGGGGCCGGGGTTGTCCGGATGCGTGGTGCCGCCGAGGTGGTGGAGGACTCCCCACACCGCGTTCAGCGCCGTGGTCACCGCACCCTCCGCGAACCCGGCCGTCCAGGAGACATCGTCCCCGCACAGGAAGAAGCCCTGCTGCGCCGGATCCATCCCGTCCTGCATGAACTGGGTGAACAGCCGCCGCTGATAGCGGTAGTGGCCGGGCAGGTTGTTCTTGAAGGCCCCCATGAAGCGGGGCTCGGTCTCCCAGGTGACGGTGAGCGGCCCCGCGATGATGTGCGACCGGATGTCCACATCCGGGTAGATCGCGGCCAGCTTGGTCAGCAGCGTCTCCAGCCGCTCCTCGGCCGAGAGCGTGGCGACCTTCAGCGAGTCGTCGTTCCAGGTGTACGACAGGCACATGACCCCGGGCCGGTCGGGCCCGTCGTCGAAGAGATAGACCCCGCGCGGCATCCGGTCGGTGAGCGTCATGCTCATCATGTCGTGGCCGGTCGCCGGGTCGGCGTCCCGCCAGAACGGCCGGTCGACCAGGACGAACAGCTTGGACGCGCCCATGTAGTGGGTGCGCTCCACCGCCGTCCACAGCGGAGTGGACAGCAGCGACGGATCGCAGTCGACCCGGTTCAGCAGGGTCCACACATGCGGGCTGTAGACCACCGCGGGGAATTCGCGCTCCTCGCCGCTCTCGTCCGTCACCCGGACGCCGTCGGCGGTCCGCCGCAGCCGGGTGACCGCGGGGCGGGGCCGGCCGCCGTGCAGCGACGCGAGCGACGTGCCCCGCGGCCAGTGGGCGAGCGTCTCCGGCTGGTGCTCCCACAGCCCGTTCGGCACCTGGGAGGAGCCGTCGACTATGCCCACCTGGTTGTCGTCGGCCTCGGTGACCACGACCCGCAGGATCTCCAGCACCGAGTTGGGGAAGTCGGTGTCCCAGCCGCCGGTACCGAAGCCCACCTGGCCGAAGATCTCCCGGTGGCGGAACGACTGGAAGGCGGAAGAGGTGGCGAGGAAGCCGTAGAAGGACTGGTCGTCGAACTCCTTGACCAGCGAGTTCCATACGGTCTTCAGCGTGCCGACGTCCCGCCGCTGGATGGCGTCCCGCAGCGTGGCCAGGTCGGCCCGCTCCTGGAGCGCCTTGTCCCAGGCGTCGGCGACCTCCTGGTAGACGTCCGGGAGCTCACCGGCGGTGCGCGCCCGGTCCTGACCGCCGTTCAGGTCGATCAGCGTGCTCGCGGTGGCCGGTGCCAAAGGATTAGGGAAAGGACGAGTGGACAGGCCCAGCAGATCGATGTAATGGAACAGCGAACGGGCGGAGACGGGAAAGCGCATGGCGCCCATCTCCGCCTTGTATTCCGGATTCCCAGGGAACGGCGTGGACCGCATCCGGCCGCCCAGTTGCTCCGCTTCATAAAGAACTGGGGAAAGCCCTAGTCGTAGAAGCTCATAGGCCGCCGTCAATCCGGACATCCCGCCGCCGATGACGGCGACTTCGGTCCCGTGCACCGCGGCGGGCAGGGCGCCCAGACCGGCCGGATGGGACAGCCACCTGTCATAGGAATAGGGGAAATCCGGCACGAGCATGGTCGTGGCGGACGCGGTAGCGCACGTCATGGCATCAACCTCTTGGGGCCGAGTGGCATCGCGGGGATATCAGGCGGTGTAAGCGACATCGAAATCCAGGCTCGCGGGCAGTTCTCGGCGCTGGCTGATGTTGATCTTCCGGTAGACACGGGTCAAGTGTTGTTCCACCGTGGAGATCGTGATGTAGAGCTTAGCGGCGATTTCCCGGTTGGTGTAGCCGGAAGCTGCTAGTGCTGCGACCCGGCTCTCGGCGTCGGAGAGTTCGGAAAAGGCGGCCGTATCCTCGCCGGTACGGGTCGCTTCCGACAGGGCCGAACGGGCCGGAGTGCGCTGCAGCGAACGCGACAGCTCCTCCGCGCCGCAGCTGTCCGCGAGCCGCAGCGCCCGGCGGGTCATCAGCCGGCTGGTGTCCAGATCGCCGAGCTGCTTGTGCGCCTCCGCGAGATCCGCCAGCGCCCGCGCCATCTCGTACCAGCCGCCGCTCGCCTGGAGCACCCCCACCGCCTGCTGCAGCAGCGCGATCCGCTCGTTCAGCGGCCGGGTGGCGGCCAGCACCCGCAGCGCGGCGCCCCGGGTGCGGGACGAGGACTCCCCGGCCAGCTCCAGCTGCTCCTCCGCCAGCCGCGCCGCCCGCTCCTGGCCGCCCAGCGTCAGCCAGGTCTCGGCGGCGCCGAGCCTCCAGGTCAGGGTGGCGGGCGAGTCCAGGCCCCAGGCGGCCATCTTCTCGCCACAGGCGCGGAAGTCGGTCAGGGCCGCGTGCTGCCGGCCGGTGGCCAGCTGGTGCCGGGCCCGTGCGTAGAGGTAGTGCAGCCCGAAGCGGTTCCGGTACATCTCCTCCGGCACCGGGCGGGCGAGCAGTTCGGCCGCCGCGTCGTGGTTGCCCATCGCGGTGTGCGCGTTGATGAGCATCCCGAGCGGCATGCCGACGGTGACCCCCCAGCCGCGCGCCGGAAGCTCCTCCAGCGCCCGCTCCGCGTACCGGACCGTGTCCCGCAGCCGCCCGACGCGCAGCGCGATCTGGGCCCGCAGCACACAGAAGTAGGCCAGCAGCGCCTTGGCGCCGCGCTCAGAGGTCTCCTCGATCAGCCGGTCGCACCAGCTGGTGGCGGTGGCGTGGCGGTCCGCGTACACCAGCGTCTGCAGCGCGGCGTGCACCGTCAGCATCGTCCGGTCGGAGAGCCGGACGGTCTCCAGCACCCGCTCCGCGGCGCGCACCGCGCGCTCGTCGACACCGCGGCTCAGCACCGTCCGCAGCGCCCGGAACGCGGTCAGCTGGGGCGACTCCGGGGACTGGCCGGGCGACAGCGGCCCGATGTCCCACGGGCCGTCGCACTCCTCCAGGTCCAGGAAGGGCCGTAGTTCGGGGTGGTCGGGGTAGGTGGACGACAGCGCGAGCCGGATGGCGCGCAGCGCGATGTCCAGATCGGTGCCCGGGTGCTCGTCGGCGGCCCGGCTGACCTGCTCCAGCGCGGTGGCCGCCTCGCCCATCCGGCCCAGCCCCAGCAGCCCGATGACGACCGGGATGGTCTGCGGCGCGGGCAGCAGCCCGCTGCCGGCCGGACCGGCCAGCGCCTGCAGCCGCCGCATCTGGGACAGCGGGTTGAACGGCCACATGGCCTGCACCATCGTCGCCTGGAGCTGCAGCGCCTCGCGCTCGTCGGTGCTGTACCGGTCGGCCATCTGCAGGCAGTTCATGGCGAGTTCCCTGCGGTCCGCGGCGATGGCGTGCACCGCCGCGTCGCACAGCGCCTGCGAGATCCACTCCTCGACCGGCCCCGGCGCCTCGTGGCTGAGCAGATGGCGGGCCACGTCGATCGGGTCGGCGCCCTCCTCGTACAGCAGCCGGGCGGCCCGCAGATGCAGCGGGCCGAGCTCGTGCAGCTCCAGATCGTCCTGCAGCACGGTGCGCACCGCGTCGCTGCGGAACCGCCCGCCGTGCAGGATGCCCACCTCGGTGAGCAGCCCGACGGACTGCCGGACCAGCCGCTCCTCGACCTCGATCAGCTGGCTCAGCAGGGGAACGGACGTGGCGTCACCCAGCAGCGCGACCCCGTGGGCCACCCGGCGGTGGGCCGGGCCGCCGCGGTACACGCAGGACAGTGCCGCCTGCCGGAACAGCTCCCCGGCCACCGGGGCGTCCGTGCCGGGCGCGGGGTCGAGGGGGCCGCGGGTGAGGCGGGAGAACCGGTCGTCCAGCAGGCCGCGCAGCAGCAGCAAATTGCCGCCGGTCATCTCGTGGTACGCGGCGGCGTGGCGCCCGGCCTCCTCGGTGCCCAACTCCTGGGTCAGCAGCGTGGAGACGCCCGCGACGGTGAGCGGGGCGAGCCGCACATGGCACACCTTCGGCTCGTGCAGCAGCTCGTCCAGGGCGGTGGCGGCGGGGCCGGTCAGCGACCCGCGGCTGACCACGACGGACAGCGCCTCCGAGCGGCAGCGGCGGATGCCGTACGCCAGGCAGCGCAGCGACGGGAGGTCGGCGAACTGGACGTCGTCGATGGCGATCAGCAGGGGGGCGTCACCGGTCAGCTCGTCGAGCATGCGGTGGAAGTCCTGGAGCAGCGGGAGTTCGGCCTCGACCGGGCCGTGCGGGTCGCGGAGCGCCTCGAGGCCGGGCCGCGGCCCGGAGTGCTGCAGATGGCCCGGCATGCCCTGGTAGAGCTGCTCGAGCACGGCATAGGGGAACTTCTGCTCCGAGGCGGAGGCGACCGCGGGCAGTACCCGGACGCCGCGTCCACCCGCCGTGTCCGCCACGGTGTGCAGTAGTGCGGTCTTTCCCGACGTAACGGCGCCGCTGATCACGGCGAGCCGGCTTCCCTCGCGGGCGCCCTCGAAGAGGAGCCGATTGAGCCGGGCTATCTCCTGATCGCGCTCCACCAACACGTACGAAACACCTTCCCCGATTTAACGTATGCGCAGGGGTCTTGAAAGCGAATCACCGTGCATGGCGCACCTGGTAATGCATCGTCCCCCGAGTCGAAATTACTGCGCCGCTGTTGTGCCCTCAGATCCCTTCCGTAGCTGACACCCTGTGCGGCGGCATGGCTGCTCTGTGTCATGTCGCGTCTTCTTCCGCCCCTCCCGGCCGGGTTGGGCATGCCAGCCCTGGTTCGGGGGTATGGGGCGGATGCGCACTCTAGCAGTGCTGTTGGTAGGAAAAGATGACCGTCTCGTCACGGGAGAAACTGTTCGATTATGGTTTCGGCCCCGTAACCGAGTTGTGAAGCTGGGCGTCGACTCTCAGATCGCGCTTCGACGCTGGTGGCTGTGGGGTTGCCGGAGGTAACACCCCTGTCGGATGTGAAAGTTGCGCAAAAGTGTCGGAAACTACTGAACCTTGAGTTCGTCCCCTCGCATCCCGTTGTGTGTGTTTCCCCTGTTCCATGGTCGTAGCCATCGTCGCCCAGGGCATCCATTAGCATCGCCGCGGCCGCCGAATGGGCTGCGGTGTGTCATGGACCACTATGGGAACGGCTACTAGGGAAACAACTAGTTGTCCGAGAAAACGGGAGGAAGTGCGCGTGGTCAACCAGAAGTTGACATTTGTCGTCGGCACCGGCCGGTGCGGTTCGACGGCTCTGTCTCAGGTCATCAATATTCATCCGGATGTTCTCAGCATCAATGAATTGTTCGCCAGCATTCCCGATGCGGAGATGCTGGACGAGGCCCCGCTGAGCGGTCCGGAGTTCTGGGGATATCTGTCCCGGCCCAATGCGATCACCAATAGCATGATCAAAAATGGCGCCACCCCGCCCGAGTTCCTCTACCACAAGCTGCCCAAGCGGCGGTTCGACGCGGAGACCACCGGTATTCCGGCCATCAGCGTCATGGTGCTGCCCCATCTGACCGACGATCCCGACGCGCTCTTCGACGAGTTGGAGTCCGAGGTCACCTCCTGGCCCACCCGCCGTCCGGCAGATCACTGGACGGCCCTTTTCGCCTTCCTCGGCGCACGGTTCGGCAACCCCGATGCCGTCGTCGAGCGGACCGGCCTGTCCATCGGCCGCGTGCCGGAGATGCACCGCGCCTTCCCCGAGGCGCGCTTTGTGCACCTCTACCGCGAGGGCCCCGACTGCGCCGTCTCCATGAGCCGCCACTTCAGCTTCCGGATGATCCCGATGCTGTGGGAGATGGCCGTGCACCTCGGTCTGGAGACCCCGCAGCACCTGACGCCGGAGCACGCGGCCCAGCTCCCGCCCGACCTGGCGCCGCTGCTGAGCGACCGCTACGACCCGGCGCTGGTGATGGAGCGTCCCATCCCGCTCAGCGCGTTCGGCACCCTGTGGTCCGAGACGATCGTCGACGGTCTGCGGAAGCTGGACGACGTCCCGGCGGAGCAGCGCGCCGCGCTGTCGTACGAGACGCTGCTGGAGGAGCCGGAGAAGGAGCTGATCCGGCTCGCCGAGTTCATCGGGGTGGAACCGCACCGCACCTGGCTGGACGCGTCCATCGCCCACCTCGACGGCGGCCGGCCCGGCGCGGCGCGGAAGCTGCCCGAGGCGGAGCTCACCCCGCTGCTCGAATCCTGTAGCCCGGGCACGCGGGCGCTGGCCGCCCACCAGTAGGGCGCGCGTCGTCACCCGGCGACGGCCGCCCACCCCGAGGCCGATCGCCGGGTGGCGCCCTGCCGCCGTGTCCTGGTTCCCCGGGGACGGCTACCCGGCCTGGCCCCTATGTCGTGGGCCCGCTGTGACCAGGTGTCCGCAGCCCGTCCATAGTCGGTGCCTATCATCGTGGTGTGCAGTTGCATCAGCTGCGTTATTTCGCCACCGTCGCGGAGACCCGGCACTTCACCCGCGCCGCGGAGCTCCTGCATGTCGCCCAGCCCTCGCTGTCCCAGCAGATCCGCACCCTGGAGCGGGAGCTGGGAGCCGATCTCTTCCACCGGGCGCGCGGCAATATCGCCCTCACCGACGCGGGAGAGGCCCTGCTCCCGCTGGCCCGCCAGATCCTCGCCGACGCCGAGACCGCGCACCGCGAGGTCCAGGAGGTCGCCCAGCTGCGGCGCGGCCGGGTGCGGCTGGGGGCCACGCCTAGCCTGTGCGCCAGCTTCGTCCCCGATGTGCTGCGCCGCTTCCATGACGAGTTCCCGGGCATCGAGCTGATCGTGGACGAGGGCGGCTCCCAGGACCTGGTCCGCACGCTCTCCGCGGGCGAGCTGGACCTCGCGCTGATCATCACCCCGCTGCCCGGCCAGGCCTCCGCCCTCGCCGCCACCGAGCTGCTGCGGGAGGAGCTGGTGGTGGCCTCCTCGCCCGCGGCCCCGCCGCCCACCCGGCGTCGGCGGATCCTGGTCGAGGATCTGCGGGACCGGCCGATGGTGATGTTCCGGCGCGGCTACGACCTGCGCGAGTTCACCACGGCGGTCTGCCGGGCGGCCGGGTTCGAGCCGTCCTTCACGGTGGAGGGCGGCGAGATGGACGCGGTGCTGGGCTTCGTACGGGCCGGGCTCGGCATCGCCGTACTGCCGGGGATGGTGGCGGCCCGGTCCGGGCTGCGGATCACGCCGTTCGCCGGCCACGATATGCAGCGCACCATCGCCGTCGCCCACCGTAAGGACGTCGCGCCGCCCCGGGCCGCGCGTGAGCTGCGCCGGGTGATGCTGGAGCATCTGCGGACGGCGGCCGCGGGGGAGTTCGGTCTGCCGCCGAGCGCGACGCGACTGCTGCCGTAGCTGTGAGGGTGCGGGGCTTGTGGACGGTAGGGCCGGTGCGCACCGTAAGGCCGCCGCGAGGCGTGTGCCTGGTGCGGTGCGAACCGTAAGGCCGTCGCGAGGTGTGTGCCGGGAGTGGTGCGCACCGTAAGGCCGCCGCGAGGTGTGTGCCGGGAGGGGGCGGGACGACCGTAAGGCCGCCGCGAGGGCCGTGCCGTCAGCCCCAGATCGCGTGGGCCAGCGCCGCACCCGCGAAGGCGGCGCCCACCCCGGCCACCACACTCAGCACCACATTCGCCAC
Coding sequences:
- a CDS encoding thioesterase II family protein, which codes for MYSLSQIKPDDVGLIRILQTETPSSFRLICFPESAHSTAYYLSLSELLLPTVEVLAIQYPLYVGIDDDERLTDSADLADRIFGALGEWMDRPLAFFGHRAGADLAYRVAERLERETGTALLTLFVSGRTAHWGMSLGPPELGCRIVALAGEGDPKTPLRGVRAWRRRTSGRFDLEVFPGARYYLDSSRREVVNLVHDQLLSHVPVDAEWETGFEDQGA
- a CDS encoding LysR family transcriptional regulator, which produces MQLHQLRYFATVAETRHFTRAAELLHVAQPSLSQQIRTLERELGADLFHRARGNIALTDAGEALLPLARQILADAETAHREVQEVAQLRRGRVRLGATPSLCASFVPDVLRRFHDEFPGIELIVDEGGSQDLVRTLSAGELDLALIITPLPGQASALAATELLREELVVASSPAAPPPTRRRRILVEDLRDRPMVMFRRGYDLREFTTAVCRAAGFEPSFTVEGGEMDAVLGFVRAGLGIAVLPGMVAARSGLRITPFAGHDMQRTIAVAHRKDVAPPRAARELRRVMLEHLRTAAAGEFGLPPSATRLLP
- a CDS encoding flavin monoamine oxidase family protein gives rise to the protein MTCATASATTMLVPDFPYSYDRWLSHPAGLGALPAAVHGTEVAVIGGGMSGLTAAYELLRLGLSPVLYEAEQLGGRMRSTPFPGNPEYKAEMGAMRFPVSARSLFHYIDLLGLSTRPFPNPLAPATASTLIDLNGGQDRARTAGELPDVYQEVADAWDKALQERADLATLRDAIQRRDVGTLKTVWNSLVKEFDDQSFYGFLATSSAFQSFRHREIFGQVGFGTGGWDTDFPNSVLEILRVVVTEADDNQVGIVDGSSQVPNGLWEHQPETLAHWPRGTSLASLHGGRPRPAVTRLRRTADGVRVTDESGEEREFPAVVYSPHVWTLLNRVDCDPSLLSTPLWTAVERTHYMGASKLFVLVDRPFWRDADPATGHDMMSMTLTDRMPRGVYLFDDGPDRPGVMCLSYTWNDDSLKVATLSAEERLETLLTKLAAIYPDVDIRSHIIAGPLTVTWETEPRFMGAFKNNLPGHYRYQRRLFTQFMQDGMDPAQQGFFLCGDDVSWTAGFAEGAVTTALNAVWGVLHHLGGTTHPDNPGPGDLFDTFAPLELPYD
- a CDS encoding ABC transporter ATP-binding protein — its product is MNTTRPIDFAVVVDGLIKKYPGRPVPAVDNLSFTVRHGEVFGFLGPNGAGKTTTIGILTTRVAPSGGRAFVQGVDVVRRPAVARQSFAIVPQRNNLDRSLTIRQNLTFHAGYHGLPRSERNRLADESLEWVGLGDHAKARADQVSGGQAQRVMIARALMHRPRVLFLDEPATGLDPQSQIFVRDRVAELKTRGVTVVITTHDMEEASKLCDRIGIVDHGKLLALDTPEALTSRMSNTALTVSVRPPHSGMNGVVHMVQGLGVAERVEVLSAEDEMAAAMGGAGAGDGTFRMKVYSNASSSVLLPTVIKALTDTGCEIKDLNVSKASLEDVFVDLTGKEMR
- a CDS encoding class I adenylate-forming enzyme family protein — protein: MTAKIYALDSVQTLTDFELDALRVADVIREHGVTHGDRVIFKAGNSAAYVSVLFALMHVGASIVLIDQQEHPDETRRIAQRTGAAIAFVDDDAPIHADIHAVNLYELIAPAAGRPLNTRELSFDAWADRRDGLIMWTSGSTGEPKGAVKSGRKFLTNLERNAAQVGHRPDDVLLPLLPFAHQYGLSMVLIAWLTRCSLVIAPYKRLDRAVQMAGRTGATVIDATPSSYRTMLNLVGRKPSLRAQLDGVRMFCSGAAPLDGALSERYVAEFGLPLLDSYGSTELGNIAFATLENPVSCGRAMEGIKLRVVDEDGHPAAPGQAGEIEVDTPDALEGHLAEDGTIDAVPTGWQTTGDLGYLDGDDNLFVLGRKFAVHRSGYTLHPELIERKAALAEISTRIVPLPDERRAGDTQLVFFVEDHELRDAKHWRERLCQVLPVYEQPNRVEVLESFPLNRNGKPDKRRLEQMAQG
- a CDS encoding sulfotransferase produces the protein MGTATRETTSCPRKREEVRVVNQKLTFVVGTGRCGSTALSQVINIHPDVLSINELFASIPDAEMLDEAPLSGPEFWGYLSRPNAITNSMIKNGATPPEFLYHKLPKRRFDAETTGIPAISVMVLPHLTDDPDALFDELESEVTSWPTRRPADHWTALFAFLGARFGNPDAVVERTGLSIGRVPEMHRAFPEARFVHLYREGPDCAVSMSRHFSFRMIPMLWEMAVHLGLETPQHLTPEHAAQLPPDLAPLLSDRYDPALVMERPIPLSAFGTLWSETIVDGLRKLDDVPAEQRAALSYETLLEEPEKELIRLAEFIGVEPHRTWLDASIAHLDGGRPGAARKLPEAELTPLLESCSPGTRALAAHQ
- a CDS encoding helix-turn-helix transcriptional regulator; translation: MLVERDQEIARLNRLLFEGAREGSRLAVISGAVTSGKTALLHTVADTAGGRGVRVLPAVASASEQKFPYAVLEQLYQGMPGHLQHSGPRPGLEALRDPHGPVEAELPLLQDFHRMLDELTGDAPLLIAIDDVQFADLPSLRCLAYGIRRCRSEALSVVVSRGSLTGPAATALDELLHEPKVCHVRLAPLTVAGVSTLLTQELGTEEAGRHAAAYHEMTGGNLLLLRGLLDDRFSRLTRGPLDPAPGTDAPVAGELFRQAALSCVYRGGPAHRRVAHGVALLGDATSVPLLSQLIEVEERLVRQSVGLLTEVGILHGGRFRSDAVRTVLQDDLELHELGPLHLRAARLLYEEGADPIDVARHLLSHEAPGPVEEWISQALCDAAVHAIAADRRELAMNCLQMADRYSTDEREALQLQATMVQAMWPFNPLSQMRRLQALAGPAGSGLLPAPQTIPVVIGLLGLGRMGEAATALEQVSRAADEHPGTDLDIALRAIRLALSSTYPDHPELRPFLDLEECDGPWDIGPLSPGQSPESPQLTAFRALRTVLSRGVDERAVRAAERVLETVRLSDRTMLTVHAALQTLVYADRHATATSWCDRLIEETSERGAKALLAYFCVLRAQIALRVGRLRDTVRYAERALEELPARGWGVTVGMPLGMLINAHTAMGNHDAAAELLARPVPEEMYRNRFGLHYLYARARHQLATGRQHAALTDFRACGEKMAAWGLDSPATLTWRLGAAETWLTLGGQERAARLAEEQLELAGESSSRTRGAALRVLAATRPLNERIALLQQAVGVLQASGGWYEMARALADLAEAHKQLGDLDTSRLMTRRALRLADSCGAEELSRSLQRTPARSALSEATRTGEDTAAFSELSDAESRVAALAASGYTNREIAAKLYITISTVEQHLTRVYRKINISQRRELPASLDFDVAYTA